AACCCTTTACACGGTCTGGAAAAGGGCTTGGAATCATTTTTTAAAGATTCTGATGGGATACAGAAAATAGGTACAATTCTGTTAAACGGCTTCATGTGTTGGATACAGAATCCTGAACTGTGTTACCCAAGTTAAACAGGTAGCCAAGGCAGCTCTTGCAGCTTGAACTAGAAAagggtctttaaaaaaaaaattaaatgaaaatttcCCATGGAAACCTCAGTTTATGCTGTCAACTCAAAATATGGTGTCACCgtttttatttaaacaaaaagGCTGAAGGATGTTTCCAGTCAACAAAAGTGATGTTTTGCTTACTAACAGTTAAACGCGGAAGTAGATGCAAAATGCATGCTGAGCTTCACTTGGAGGTCACTTAGGAAATATTTTGCCTGTTTACATCCAATACAAAAAAGCTGGCCCCATCCATGGAACTGAGAAAATGCAACAGCAGCTGTTTTCAGATCACTACTAGTTTTCaaattagattttaaaataattttgtttgtaaATTATGTTAAATGTGGTCCTTTCTCTTAAATCAGAAAGGCATTTGCAATGAAAAAGGAACACTGCATTTCCTCTCAATAACTGTTATAACAATCTTATAAGGTAAAGTAATAATTATCTTCTGCCTTCTAGTAGTTTTTgaacctaaggtgaacctataatggttttccttgacaaaatttgttcagaatgggTTTGCCTTAGCACTCTTTGAGTCAGAGAGAGTATTACTTGCCCAAGGAcacccagtaggtttctgtgATCAAAAAACTACAACAGGTTGGCTCCCAGCAAGTTGGGACAGCAGGTTATTTGAGCAGAAATTAGGGGGAAACTGGACTCATTGCAAAGTTTTTTATTAAAAAGCAAAGCTTTTTAATGGAACCCCTGAAACATTAAATTGGTGCTAAATAGGAAAAAtattattcatagaatcagagttggaagagaccacaagggcggTCCAGTCCAGCCCCCGCcttacaggaacacacaatcaaagctccccaacagatagccatccattctctgcttaaaaacctccaaaggaggagcttgTACTAcacttcaaggcagcatattcacTGCCAAGCAACCCATACCTCTGGGAAGTTCTTAATGTTAATCTTTCTTCCTGAAATTTGACTCCATTTCTGTATGTCCTGATCTCCAGAGAAGAGAAGATGCTCaacccctcctcaatatgacatcatttcaaatatttaaaatatggctatcatgtcccctctccaCCTCTCATTGTGATACTGGGATAAAATGATTAATCTCAACTGTATTAATCTCATCTAtagtagactcatttaatcaatTAATTAAATGGCAAGCCAATATTTATATTCATCCCACTGAATGGATCTGTTATGATAGCAAGAATATTTAGTTTTTACTTCATATTTCCAGCATACCTCTCATAATAGTCTGCTATACATCTTTCACTGAATTTTAAAAGTAGCACAGTGCATaacatgcaaaaagaaaaacaagaggtCTTTGTTGTATGTGAGGAACTTCTCTACATCCATCCTTCTTGCCTGAAGAAAGTTTCCCATCCTAATTATTCATTCAGCACATgaagccacattttaaaaaacagttttgtaTCCCCATCCCCACCAGCAGCTCATTTGCTGACAGTACAAACAAAGAGGCTTCTTTCCAATTGTCTGTATATTTTCCGTGCCTGTTACTGTAGCAGAATTCAAAGTCACAAAAACAATATGCAATTGCTATATATAAATATGGTCCATCAACATACACTTCTGTCTCTACCCCACAAAAAATCAAACATACGTATACCCAACCTGATTGTAGATATTGTGATTAGAAGTGTGAAGCTGTGCTCCTGCTCTTAGTATTATAGTATATCTCTTTTAACATTTACACATGGGAACTGTGCCACTCTCTAGATGTTAGTGATTTGTAACTTCCATGATTTCCAAACCTTCCAAACATTCTGCAGATGAAAACTGAGACAGATATGGACAAGTAACATCAGAATGTAGTCCAGATGGgtgaagttattaatgaggaaggatACAAAAATTAGGAGAGGCTGTAGTAATAGACTTTTGCCTAAATGTACTGGAAAGAATCAGTTTCTGCCCCCTCCTGTCCTCTCCCCCAACTACGTTGATAGAATGCAAACTAGTTTTACTATTAACTCAATTTTCAACTATTGAAGTAGGCTGAGGACGCAATGGCCGGAGAGAAAAActgtaacattttaaaagctgatTAAAAAGTAGTAtgatagagcagtgtttctcaaactgtgctcctccaggtgtttgggactccagatCAAAGAAATCgcagccagcttatcagctgttaggaattgtgggagctgaaatccaaaaatctGGAGGGACAAggtttgagaaactctgtgaTAGAGGTTTAATGAGGTTTCAAATCACCACACCACACTGACTTCCTTTGGCAATGTATTAATAATTAGTTTACCTCATCACATTAGTAAATTTCCCCCTCGTCGGACACTTcatcctcttttcaagcatggagaggcactgagctcaccacatgagttaaactacttctggccatcatgcatagccctccttggttgaaaagaggcaggagTGTCCCaaaaggagggaactccagcaacatcatattgagaaattttcctctcgtaggacacttcagcctcttttcaagcagggAGAGGCATGGagtcatcacatgttccagggttcaaatgaggcagaaatgtcctgaaaggagggaactctgaacatgggccagcaattgTCTTTGGAGCTCCTACTCTTATTGtgctttactcccatgtttacaactgaaaaacacctgggatgggaaccatcagtttcctgtcctgtttcattgccctcggtggagtagtgggttaaagccttgtgacttgaaggttgggctgctgatctgcaagctgccaggttcgaatcccacccagggagagcgcagatgagctccctcaatcagcaacagctccatgcggggacatgagagaagcctcccacaaggatggtaaaacatcaaaaacatccgggcgtcccctgggcaacgtccttgcagacggccaattctctcacgccagaagcaacttgcagtttctcaagtcgctcctgacacgaaaaaaaaattgcctaaccatcagcagtctcttgtatcctatgaggttttatgcagaacaataggatcccatggaaataaattgttttaacctggatcactgtttcTTGTATTCCATGGGGTTTAAAgtagaacaataggatcccatggaaataaatggttttcatctggattactgtctcttgtatcatatGAGGATTGGAGCAGAACtattttatcccatggaaagaagtggttttaaactggtgtcagtctccttcaatgtaaggggctttgggcattGCAAAGGATCTCTTGGTTTTCGGATGTTGTtgcttctcctgattaaaaataataatagaactgaccatgtgatgaatgtaagatgattGTATTGCCAGCAAGTTTCCACGtgagagtgtgatggggaggcagaactcgaaacaggactgctgactaccgtgtttccccaaaaataagacagtgtcttatattaatttttgctcccaaagatgctctaggtcttattttcaggggatgtcttatttttccatgaagaagaattcacattaattgttgaacaaaaaaatgaacatttattatatactgtacattagttgtcatcacaaaccagcataaccagacaaactgtgagtcctatcaagaaattcttgttactaccattaattccatgtccaacactcgtatgtatatttaccgatcctgcatgctctggtgttctgtttgacggacatgcttccaaccaaaaattttgctaggtcttactttcaggggaggccttatatttagcatttcagcaaaacctctactaggtcttattttctggggatatcttattttaggggaaacagggtatataagaGGGACGCTTCTCTGTGCTAAAAGGATGGTCACCCATACTTACCCCGCTCAATGGAATGTGTTCATTAGTGTTTATAATTTTTGATCATCTTCATGGATTGTATCCATAATACAGATGGAATCCTAAATCCATTTATTAGGTTGTGTCAGTGAACACGGTAGGAATTGTTTTGGAGTAAATATTTATGTTAGTTATAATTTAGTCATGTTGAAAACAATATCATTTAAATTAATCTTGGCAGATCTTGTCAATGGAGCTAAAACATGCCTAATATTTAATTCCATCCCTTTAAGTATAAAAAATCTAAAAGGACGGTGGTGATGCTATCATTTGTGGCCATGGAGAATTGAACTGAAATGTGGTATTAACAGGAAGGGTGTCCAAAGCCATCACAAATATGATATACCAAGTTATAGAACTTTCCTGAAAATGTTCAGGACATGTGAAATCTTACTAGTATTAATTCCTGAAACAAATGCAGTTGACAGCCTGTttgcatttcagatttttaatctttccttttcctATTTTGCTCCTGCTGTAGGTGTATGTTCTGCATTAAAGCTGACAGTTCCTTACCATACACTTAATGGCACTGAAGGGCAACCACTCAGACTCCCAGTTAACTACACTTTCAACATGACAGCTTCTGAAATTCAGATAATATGGTTGTTCGAGAAGCCTCCAAACACCAAATATCTGCTTAGCTCTGTGAATCAGGAAGTTGTCACAGACTTGGAATTTGGGCAGAAATTTACACTTATGCCTCCAAATGCATCTTTGCTAATAAAACCTTTAGAAAGAAGTGATGAAGGCAATTACATTGTCAAAATCAATATCCATGGAAACAGAACAATATCAGCAAGTGAAATTATTCAAGTTACTGTTCATGGTAAGTAACATAAAATTCTAGAATCCATGGGGTAACTCAATGTATCATGAACGATCTATGATCTGTTCCTCAAGCTGattctttatctttttaaaaataataaggcAATATTTTATTTGCTATCATTTTGGGGAATctagaatacataacattcactAACTAGTAAAGATCAAGATTTTAAATGATTTCCGAACTAGAGTCTTTCCAATATCAGGCTAACCAGTCTTATGAATATTGGGAAGATCTTGACCAAGGTTTGGAGTTGTGATGTTACTAGACTATTGCTCCCAGTAGCCCTAGCTAGCATATCAATGGTGAGGAATGGCAAGAATTGAAATTCAATAATAAGTGGAGGGGCCAAACAATTTCCACCCTGGGTTAGACTAGTGACACTCCTGTTATCTCATGAagagcatgtatgtatgtatatgtaattTCTGGAATTAGACTGAAAAAGAGGGCTCTTACACTCAGACTCCTATTGCTCTTAAACAAATGATCTACACTGTCACAATTGACATTGTTACCCATATCGCAGGCAACTATAGACTGGTAAATGCATGCATTTAGTATTCTTGTAACTCGGCATCAACACATCCTCAGTTTATTGAACTGCAGACGTCCTAATTAATGACAAAAACACCTTCCTAATAATTCAGAAACTTTCTGTTGCAGTTCCTGTCACAAAACCACGGATATACACTGAACCCTCTTTTGGAGTCGTGGAAAAAAGGGGTAACATTACTTTAAAATGTACTGTGGACAAAGGAACACGGGTTGTTTACCAGTGGATGAAAAATGGAAACCCCATCAAAGCCAGTGCTAACTACTCCTTTTCTGTAAACAAAGATATACTTTCAATTGCCCCGGTTGTTAAGGAAGCCATTGGAAACTACAGTTGTTTAGCAACCAACACAGTCAGTGCCATGGAGAGTGACGTGATCACACCAACAATATACTGTAAGTAGATGTAATACTCACTGGTTTCAGAGTATGAAGGTGAATATGTGGGAAGcaggaagaaaagaaacaaaatgcaaagaaaaacCTCACCAGAATTCCTAAGCTCTTGAGAAGGCTAAAATATTTCCTTTGACACCATATTTTATAAGAATCTACATTCAtatcatttatttttatacaaTGTGATACAACCATcctcattttgaaattatttcttcaaaatctgaaaagcaaATACTGATCCTCCCATTTTGTATTAAGAACACTATCTTATTACACCATTATACCagagatgtcaaactcattttcactgagggccacatcagccttatgtttgttttcaaagggctgttgaatccacaGATGAAAAATCCATGGACATAGAGggacaactataatttttttacaaaGTGCTCAGTGCTCTTTAATTTTTcctcagtttgggtccccagataatACGTGTGCAttatgtatataatgggactcgagcatccacagattttggtatctataaggaaccctggaaccaaactccaacaAATATCAAAAAATCATTATTCATACAATTTTGTATCTGGGAAACAAATAGAATTGTCCATATAGTTAAGATTATCAAGTATCTGTATAATCTTGAATACACAGTtgattaaaaacaacataaaagtgaTAAGAGTTCATGCTAGATTGGTGATATACTTTAATTATATTTAGTATTCTAGGTACTGGAAAGATTCAATTGACAGGATAAAAGGTGATGAAAAATAACTTTGTTTAGCCAAGGTATAAACAAACCAGTCACTTGATCCATTCTTGAAAACTTTGTTTACTGTGAAGGTGTTGGAAGCATATCTCAAAAGAGCATAACAAAAACGGATAAATTTAAGCAAATATGGACTTGAAATAATGAAAGATGGGAAAACATGAGAGAAAAGCCTTACCCTTTATGGTAGATGAATACAAGAGCCACATTTGTAAACATTCAATTTGCACATGCATATTTCCAATCAGTTTCAAAGGACCTTCCATCCATATAATGCTATTGGGTTGGGCGGGGGCAGTTTCCACCTCACAAAACCcacttgcactttcttctttcaccttgctgataaggctcctcagctcctcctcactttcagccatcagagtggtatcatctgtatatctaaggttgttaattttTCTTTGAGCAATTTtatctccagccttggattcatcaagccccccacctcgcatgatgtgttctgtgtacaagttgaataggtagttCACACACAATAGTAGTCACACTACTGGTTTCTTAATCCTATAATATGTAGCTCGCCAGAGATATGTATACACACAGACACCACAATGAAAGCTTTCCTGAGCAGATCCTTTTGTCTTCATGCTTCTTCCAGTCTTAATAATCAAGGACATACACTTTCATGTTCCGATAGCTAAGGATGAATGgaattgtttgttgttttttgaaAATTTCTTCATAATATCGACAGAAAAACTACTTTAAAAACTGAAATGTTAGAGAAAGTAGAACTGACACATTCACCCATCCAGACAGATTAGAATGCTTATACATCTAACGTTTTGCTATGAATCCATAGGTTTCACCATGTTTGTGGTACTGAATCATGgcaatatttttaattgaaagacacttCATCATTAACATCTACATGTGAGGCACATTTGATGTAATTGGTATCTAGAGAAATGGCCAGTGAAGATGTCATTGAGATCAGTCTTTAGTTTCTTTTTGATAAAAGCTTACCAagatttgcaatttttaaaatttattcaaaCTGCTTTAAGTCttcttgtagagagaaaaatcagagtataaacataataataaacataataatagagaaaattattttaatgAATGTGAGAGAAAGTAAAACTGATTTGTCCATCCCTTTGGACAAAACGGTGTAGTTTCTACCAACACTGGTGTTAATTAGTGACTTTCTCTGTTAAGAATTTTACAACAAGCCTGGGAGCAGGTATCAATAAATAATTTAGCATCCTTCATACAATATTAATGGTTTtagggttttttgggggttttcagACACAATTTTGCAGAAATATCAAGGCAATAGCTATGAAGAAACAAAAGCTTCCTATAATAGTATACAAATCATATTACCTGCAATGATTTCATCTACCAAATTTTGCTTTTAGCCCATATAATTCAATGTATACTTTATCACCACGACACAAAAACCTTGTTTACCAGATACCCATTTGCTCAATTAGAATCCAGTGCAGGTTCCAGGGTCTGCATATACCATATGCCACTGCTGCCAGGGGAGTTTCAGTAATAAAAAAAGATCAGTCACAGTAAATACTTACCATCTGTTCAGAAACAAGAGGGATAATAGTTTCATGGTGACAAGAGCAATTGGTCATGTTCCCATCGAGAAATAAATTGTTGCTAAGAAATgatgatttattattttacaagTCATTTAGTAAATAGATTTTACTGATTCTAAAGGTCCGCTCTGCTGAGAATTGATACTGAGAAAGAGGTAGTGCTGCCAGAAAGAATTACGCAGAATTGTCTTGATGATTTAGAGCTGACTGTCAAGAGGTGAGCCACTGGAGGACACAATGTTCAGCCAGTGACCTTGGCTAGCCAAAGTCTACCATTAACACAGCTGAGGGACTATTCTGTTctcataaatgaaaggttttcacgtGTTGAGCTccatacatttcgttattacaatttatgtatgtgtccatatctcttacaaGGTTTGGTTTAACTTCCAGTTtgttaataaaactgaattatcaTGTTGTGagatgatgcatgtctaaaaagttccaccaatatgaaatgttttgaaagctcTGCCTTAAACTACCTTAACAGAATATGTTACTATTCAGTCAATATATAGGAATGACTCAAGTTTATCCCTGGAAGTGTGTGAACAGAAAAAGCGATTTCAGTTAAACTTATGGATACTAGATACCTCGTCTTTCCTGGCAGAAGTAGGTCATGCCATAAATATGAAGGTCTAGAAGAGAGGTAGTAAAATATGGAAAGGTCAtatggaaatggggaaaggtttcatcttttcccccttccctcctgaGAAACAAGAAAATATTCTGCCCAGCAGACTACAAAACCCTGTACTTCAAGAGTATGTTCTGGAACCCTCGTATAGAGAACCATTGCACTTGCTGCTGAATATTTATATAACTTATATTTATACCAATAATAACAAATCTAGGCGCTACATACTGTAGGTCAATTGTAAGGCAAATGTTGCATGTTCCTATTCTCTTCTATGATCCAAGGGGATAGTGAGGTCGAAATTTGCACAGTCTCAAGAGAGTCCCACTTTATACACTTGAACAGCTTGAGTAAAGATCTATGTAACTTGTATTTGGTCTCATGTAGAGTGAGTCATATGAAGCCCAAAGTGAAACACAGAAATAGTTTTTCAGTAAATAAGAAATCAGTTGCAGATACTATGCTCTCTATTTACCTAAAGCAATTCCTGAAGTAATTAATTGGGGTTTTTTCTGTCAATAGAAATCTTATGCATTTTGCCTGCTATGTAAATATAAGAGTTTCATGCTTGTTTAGAATGTCAAAGTTTCTGTTTAGTATAACCATGCTATTCTGCTGTTCAAAATGAAGAGACAAACTCCTTCATTTTGCACAACATCTTGCACAAAATGAAGAGACAAACATCATCCTCACCTTTTGTACAGTGCTGTCCAGAAAGATGCCTGCTTCATAAACTCTTCAGATTTGGGATGCAAGTCACATCTTCCTAGCCTACTGGTGGCTAAAACCTAAATGGCAAGGGTTGAAGGAAATAGatttgcagtttgaatctgccaAGATAAATGGTCATGGGCTTTTGCATCTGACTGCCAAGCAGCAACCTTGGAGAGATAAAGAACATGTTGTTGGATGGATGTGAGGGAGTGGATATCTAAAGAATAAGTAACACTACATGTGTCACATGAAATTGCAACatggtatgtgtgtgtacactttGTTCTTCTAATAGCAGTGTAGCCTGCAATAGTCCCAGAGGCAAAAAGGTAGCCCTGTGGGACTTCAAATTACATGTCATACTACACTATGGTTGATGTAAAAGAGAAGCAGAACTTCTGGTCTTCTTCTATGTTGgctggaaaagaaaaggagaaggagtgtATTAGCCCAAGACTCACTATGCCTTatctttaaaacattaaatacgTAGTAGCATGCGAGCAAGGCTTCTGAGTGGAGGGAAAGTCAAAAGTACAGCAAAGTTAACTTTGTGTATTTTCATGATATGGCTGTAAAATGAATGATGTGTGGAAGAAGAGTTTTATAAATTGACAAATTGATATTACAGCAGTCACTTGCTATGAATTATGTTTCTTTATTAATTTGGTGTCTTTCTCTCAATCTCCCTTATCATCTTGTCATGAAGATGGACCCTATGGACTTACCATAAATACTGACAAGGGCCAGAAAGTTGGGAGAGTGTTTACACTCGATAAAGGTGAAGCAGTCCTGCTTTACTGCTCTGCAGACTCCAACCCACCAAATATTTATTCCTGGATCCGGAGAGCAGACAACTCCACACACCCCATTAAGTATGGAAGATCGCTGGAAGTTGCAGCAGAAAAAGTGacacagaaaacagaagaatacaCCTGCAGTGCTTACAACAACATGACTGAAACCCAGGCTGAAACACATATCCTTGTGATAATTATGCCGAAAGGTAAGAATGAATGATTGTATCCCCTTTAAGCACTCCAGCATCAAGCCAATGTGAAAAAAATCCATAAACAAATATCCTCTCTGCTAAAATGTATACtagggaaaggagaaagaggcCCTAAGGAAATGTCTCACCACATTTAATCTTCTTTAATTGTAATTTCCTTCATCCATGGGACATCTTCAGtagaaatgaaatataataaacaaaaatataaacacaGGCAGTAATCATAAATCAAGTGGTCTTTGCATCATTATAAAGATAGGCATTCTATAGCAAGTCTAGGAGGACCCAGTAATTGGGACGCTCAGGTCATTTCCAGACATTTCTAAAACCCATGCCGAAACGGGTTAAAGTAACCAGTTTTTGGCACGAGTCCTagtccccacccccaacccaaacTCCAGACTTTTCTGAGGTGGTAgggatggcatgaagccaccccaAAGCTCCCCATTTAGGTCCTCAAATTTACTGGAGAGGCCTGCCAGCAGCACAGGCCTCTCCATACAATCCTCCTGGCTCAAGGAAATGGCTCATCACCTCCTAACATACCATTTTCTTACGCAAGGAGGACTGTAGGGAGAAGCTTATGCTGCCAGCAAGCCTCTCCGGTAAGTTTGGGGACCTAAATGGAGGGCTggaggcaggcatgtagctggggggggggcttGTGGGGCTTCAGCCCTCCCCCCTTAAATTCTCAGGGTGGCCCGCGAGAaagccttatatttattatttaaactgttacgtttattcatatcatgatctgatcaccatgctcaatatatcccatatgcatgggagtattgggataacgatacaaaaggtttgctagggtagaccctctcccgctcagactcagcccctcccCCAACCAAAAttccagcccctcccaaatcaaaatcctggctacgggcctggctggAGGGTAGGGGGTGTGCACCATCCTTCTCCTCCAAGCTTTTCATAACCCAAAGAAATGTGATagctgtggggactcacccccggTGTCGTGGAACGCAACTCCAGAAgccagtccccacaggcccagtaCCTCATTAGATCCAGGTGTTTCTGTAAGGCCCAGATCTGATGTGGTATTTACTGCAGAGTAAACCAGGGAAAGTTCGGTTTACTccacattattttgtttttaccagAAGTGTCGTTTAGACACTTccggtaaaactgagacaggtcgcgcgttttgggtctgtctggatgggcccagagATAGTACTAACAAAGATATATGAGTGAAGACTATATTAGAGGTCACCAGAAAATATAATTACAACACACACTGACTTAGGCTTTCTCTAGTATACTCATACCCATTCTATTCTGAGGTTCTCTATTCTAATAGAACACAGTTTTCTAGATGACTCTCAGATTCTTGAGTTAAATTTTAGATATGTTTCATTATTTGTGGATGGAATAATTAGAAGTATACAGTTATCAAAACAGGAACTAAAAGTAAACATTTAACAGAGACTGTtctacttctttttttctttcttttttaattcacTGTAATGTTATTGACTAATTGACTTGCTGTATTATACCACCCCTGCATTTTTGTCTTTGGCtttgttctttaatttttttcttggtgaTGGTTACTACTCTCATATGTACTACTATGTATAAATAAAACTTTCTACAAGCTTTCTCCTGGATACATACATTTAGAATTGTATGGTTAGtgaattaaaaagaaaacttttCTTTACCAGGATTGAAGGTAATATAGCTAAAAAAAATGCATCTTTTTCCTTCATGAAAAAATTAGCATATAAATATTACACAATTACTGTAAAATCTTTAGTCCCTTTTTGCTATATAGAAACAAATATCTGATATAATGATGGCAAATAATTACCTACCGTATATATCTTTTTCAGATCCTGTAGCCATTTCACTAAAGTAAACTAAATTATTATCATTTTGCTTTCTACTATATTTCACAAGTTTGTTTATATTCTACAATACAAAGACCTGAGCCATTTCTGCTTAAGATAAACATAGACAACAGCTGTCTATTGTATAAAGGGATTTAATATAATCACTACTGATGAAAGTTCAGTGCTTTCAAACACACTGAAATGAAAATCAGTCAAAattgtacaataaaaccaatagaaAAACGTTTGCCCTCGaaggaaaaacacaaacaaagctcTTGCGCTAGTTTAGATCAAAATTACTATTCTTATTCCTGAGGGTGCAGAGAGAAGTCCATGggatatgaatataaaaatagcCATTCTGAAGTTTTTATTTTGTGAACCATGAAGATAGTAAAATCTACAAAGTTTGTGCTTGAGTTATAATGCCTTCCCTTCACTTTTGACTTGGTGGTTAAAGCTATTGAACTCTTGTGCACTTGTGGGACCCAGTATAACTATGCTGGCATATATTTTAAGATCTTGGCCTGCgtgaggaaaaggaaaataagctcCCATTCAAAAGAATCAAGAACTGGAAGCCAACCTGTTACTATAACAAAAGTGTACTGCATGAGGCAAGACATCCTAATCTAATCCAGATACTCCCAGTTCTTTTATCTAAG
This sequence is a window from Anolis carolinensis isolate JA03-04 chromosome 6, rAnoCar3.1.pri, whole genome shotgun sequence. Protein-coding genes within it:
- the hepacam2 gene encoding HEPACAM family member 2 isoform X1 translates to MFRTCEILLVLIPETNAVDSLFAFQIFNLSFSYFAPAVGVCSALKLTVPYHTLNGTEGQPLRLPVNYTFNMTASEIQIIWLFEKPPNTKYLLSSVNQEVVTDLEFGQKFTLMPPNASLLIKPLERSDEGNYIVKINIHGNRTISASEIIQVTVHVPVTKPRIYTEPSFGVVEKRGNITLKCTVDKGTRVVYQWMKNGNPIKASANYSFSVNKDILSIAPVVKEAIGNYSCLATNTVSAMESDVITPTIYYGPYGLTINTDKGQKVGRVFTLDKGEAVLLYCSADSNPPNIYSWIRRADNSTHPIKYGRSLEVAAEKVTQKTEEYTCSAYNNMTETQAETHILVIIMPKGLEQLAQKGKYLSPLAIITGISLSLILAMCFLTLWKRFQPHKAIQQTLQIRPEADYRRAQTISGHENALDDFGIYEFVAFPDPGGISRMSSRSVSGSDVIQGRDFHGTIYEVVRHIPEQQQEHQDGT
- the hepacam2 gene encoding HEPACAM family member 2 isoform X2 — protein: MFRTCEILLVLIPETNAVDSLFAFQIFNLSFSYFAPAVGVCSALKLTVPYHTLNGTEGQPLRLPVNYTFNMTASEIQIIWLFEKPPNTKYLLSSVNQEVVTDLEFGQKFTLMPPNASLLIKPLERSDEGNYIVKINIHGNRTISASEIIQVTVHVPVTKPRIYTEPSFGVVEKRGNITLKCTVDKGTRVVYQWMKNGNPIKASANYSFSVNKDILSIAPVVKEAIGNYSCLATNTVSAMESDVITPTIYYGPYGLTINTDKGQKVGRVFTLDKGEAVLLYCSADSNPPNIYSWIRRADNSTHPIKYGRSLEVAAEKVTQKTEEYTCSAYNNMTETQAETHILVIIMPKGLEQLAQKGKYLSPLAIITGISLSLILAMCFLTLWKRFQPHKAIQQTLQIRPEADYRRAQTISGHENALDDFGIYEFVAFPDPGGISRMSSRSVSGSDVIQGRDFHGTIYEVVRHIPEQQQEHQE
- the hepacam2 gene encoding HEPACAM family member 2 isoform X4, with the protein product MLSWSPLALHSCDLQFKIRLLLLGVCSALKLTVPYHTLNGTEGQPLRLPVNYTFNMTASEIQIIWLFEKPPNTKYLLSSVNQEVVTDLEFGQKFTLMPPNASLLIKPLERSDEGNYIVKINIHGNRTISASEIIQVTVHVPVTKPRIYTEPSFGVVEKRGNITLKCTVDKGTRVVYQWMKNGNPIKASANYSFSVNKDILSIAPVVKEAIGNYSCLATNTVSAMESDVITPTIYYGPYGLTINTDKGQKVGRVFTLDKGEAVLLYCSADSNPPNIYSWIRRADNSTHPIKYGRSLEVAAEKVTQKTEEYTCSAYNNMTETQAETHILVIIMPKGLEQLAQKGKYLSPLAIITGISLSLILAMCFLTLWKRFQPHKAIQQTLQIRPEADYRRAQTISGHENALDDFGIYEFVAFPDPGGISRMSSRSVSGSDVIQGRDFHGTIYEVVRHIPEQQQEHQE
- the hepacam2 gene encoding HEPACAM family member 2 isoform X3, which produces MLSWSPLALHSCDLQFKIRLLLLGVCSALKLTVPYHTLNGTEGQPLRLPVNYTFNMTASEIQIIWLFEKPPNTKYLLSSVNQEVVTDLEFGQKFTLMPPNASLLIKPLERSDEGNYIVKINIHGNRTISASEIIQVTVHVPVTKPRIYTEPSFGVVEKRGNITLKCTVDKGTRVVYQWMKNGNPIKASANYSFSVNKDILSIAPVVKEAIGNYSCLATNTVSAMESDVITPTIYYGPYGLTINTDKGQKVGRVFTLDKGEAVLLYCSADSNPPNIYSWIRRADNSTHPIKYGRSLEVAAEKVTQKTEEYTCSAYNNMTETQAETHILVIIMPKGLEQLAQKGKYLSPLAIITGISLSLILAMCFLTLWKRFQPHKAIQQTLQIRPEADYRRAQTISGHENALDDFGIYEFVAFPDPGGISRMSSRSVSGSDVIQGRDFHGTIYEVVRHIPEQQQEHQDGT